CCACATATTTCCCCCATTCAGTATTTGTCCTGTATATGGCCTCCTTTAGTTCTTTGGGTGACATTCTAACACCCCCACTACCCAGAACTATTCTTTGCTCAAGATAATCAGATGTTACTACTCTTATGGTGTATATATCGCTATATTGATGAACAAATCTTTCAATATAATTGTCAGCAGTTTCCTTTTCCTTAGTATAAACCACTGTCAGCATGTCAAAGCTTTCTTCCTTATGCTGGCTTCCTTTAACATGATGAGCATCAAATACAACTATTATTTTAATCTTACATAATCCCTGATAGTTGGATAAAATATTAAGGAGCCTATCTCTACAGTCCTCCATAGATTCCCGCTGAAGATCGAAAACATCCGTCCATGCATTAATTACATTATAAGCATCAACAACCAAACATTCCATGAACTAAGTATTTTTCTTACTCCTTTGTCTTAATATTTCGTACATTACAACTGCTCCTGCAACAGATGCATTAAGAGAAGAAATTTTGCCCTTCATGGGTATTTTCACAAGGAAATCGCAGCTCTCCTTTATAAGTCTACCTATTCCTTGTCCTTCGCTACCTATTACAAGAGCAATTGGACCAGTAAGATCTTTATCATAAAATATTTCTTCCTCTCCAGTATTGTCAGTTCCAACAACCCAGATATTCTTCTTTTTCAAATATTCTATAGTTTGGGATATATTGCTTACTCTGGCGACAGCCACATATTCAACAGCTCCTGCAGATGCTTTTGATACTACAGGGGTAAGGCCTACAGCCCTCCTTTTTGGTATTATCACTCCATGAACTCCAACAGCATCAGCCGTTCTTAATAATGAACCAAAATTATGGGGATCATTTATTTCATCAAGAATAATTATAAATGCTGGTTCGTTCTTAGAAGAAGCAGCTTCTAAAATATCATCAACTTCTACATATGCCTTAGCTGATACTAATGCAATAACACCTTGATGAGCCTTGGTCTGAGACAAACTATTCAATTTTTGGCGCTCAACCTCTTGTACTACTACCCCATTTTCTTTTGCAAGAGCAATTATTTGAATAATTGAGCCTTCTCTTTCACCCTTGGCAATAAGTATTTTATTAATGCTTCTTCCTGACTTTAATGCTTCTAAAACAGGATTTCTTCCTTCAAGTATGTCTTCTCTTGTATCCATATCTAAGTTTCTTTCAGAAATTTTCTTATCTGAACAATTTTTTTTATTTTGATAAGCTTTGAATCCTGAATAATCCTTATTTTTCGTCATAATTATACCACTCTCTTTTTCGTTTTTTCCTTTGTATCTTTTTGTATCTTATTATTCCTTTTATATTTATTCTCTTATTTTACATTATATCTAGTTTTCATATGGTTAATGTTCTTCTATATTATGTCCTGCAATTGACATGCCAAGTACCTGCATCAACCTTGGGTACTGCTTTTTTAAGTATAGATAACCCAACAGCGATTCAAATCCTGTAGCATATTTATACTCTGTGACATCTGCGTTTTTCGGAATGGTATTTGACTTGGCATTTCTTCCTCTACGCACTATATTTTTTTCTTCATCAGTTAAAAAATCTATTAGTACATGTATAATATCTGACTGTGCTTTAGCTTTTACATAATGAGTAGCCTGCTTATGAAGTGCATGAACAGGAGAATTTCCCTTACACACAAGATATGTTCTGATATAAAGCTCAAAAACCGCATCACCTATATAGGCAAGAACTAATGGTGACAGTTCATCCACATCCTTTTCACTTATATCGCCTGTCTCGCATACTATACCTTCCAGAAAAAAATCCATCATTTATTTTTACATCTTCCTTATCTGATATTTTTAATCCTTTACTATTCTTTTTTATTAATATCCTTTTTGTATTCTTATACAATATTACAATATTATGATGAAAAATTCCAGACAGAATTCCAGACAGGAGAAAGGGGACATTCCTTCACTTTTTGCAAATTTCTTGAGGGACACTCCTGCACTTTATACACTTTTTGTCCTTTTCTTATGCAATATAAATGCAGCAGACATAAATAACCATATCTGCTGCATTTATCTCAAATGCATAAATAAAAGTGAAGGAATGTCCCTCTTCCAGTGCCCCATTTCTTATGTTATCTTTTAGATTGCTTGCTTTATGTTTGCTTATATAGCCTACATATTAGTGATAAAAGTGCAGGACTGTCCCCCTTTTCTTACCTCCATCTAAGGTGTCCTCTTGTGTCTATTCCCCATATGCCCTTTTCGCCCGAACTGGTTAGAGCTGCCACCTCCTGAGGAGTTACAAGTTTTCTTTCATCTGTGAGGGCAACTTTCTGTGATACTGTAGCTGGATCCAGTGCATGTATCAGTATTCTCCCAGGAGAGCTTGCAAAATTGGCCCCAGCACTCATTATCGCTTCATAGTATGACTGGCATGCCCCGGCAACTATACAAAGCTTATCAAAATCAGGCTGATATTTTCTGGCTTCTCTTACAGCCTCAATAAAGTATCTTGAGTTCGCATAACTATTAATGTTCTGTTTGTCTGCATTCTTCTTAAAGCTGTCATGACCGGTAAGAACAAGTATATCAGGTCTGTAATATTCTAAGTATTCTCGTACTACCAGGGGCTGGTCTTTTTCGCTGGCATATTTCCCAACTATTGCCACACCGGCTCCTTTATAATAATCAAAACTCTTGTATAAGAAGTCCTTGCTCCCATCAATATGCAAAACTCTTGCCGCTCTTACCCTTCCCCACAGGAATGCAGGTCTATATACTGGAACACTTCTTCGATATGCATTTCTGGCTGAAGCAATAAATTCTCTTCTTACCTCTTCCAGAACTTTTCTGGTATCTTGCTTTTCCAGGTCTACTGCTTTAGCATCAGCTATAATTCTGTAGGTTACACCTCTTAGTATACAGACTTTTTCTCCATCTCTCTTCAAAGAGATTTCTTCGACAGTAAAGTAAATATCCCCTCCGTATGACTTTCTTGTAACTATATCTCCTATTTTTATGTTATTATCCATGAATACCCTCTCCACTAGATATAATGCATGTTACATAATATGCATTATATCTATGTTTGGGGTATGTCCGGAATTTTCAATAAATAATAAGGACACTACAGCAGTTAAAAGGAAGTCTGTCTTTCATCTACCGTAGTGTCCTCATCTCAGTTACACATTTTATTTATATATTCATTAACACATTTTTAAATAAACATATTAACTTGTTATTTTTTGTTTACCTTATTTAATTCTAAACTTAATGTTTATTTATACTCAAAACAAACTATTGGCAATTTCCACACTGTGAGATACCAACAGTGTACCGCCTTCCGGTCCAACCTTATTGCTTGCCACAACTGCACTGTAACCTCCGCCTTTTACTGCAGCTTCGGTAGGAAGGTATCCCAACGCATCACAGGCAAGCTGTGCAAGAAGTACCTGCTTAGCTTTACATCTTGCTCTCATCCTCATGCCATACTCAATGTACAGTTCAAAAGGATTGGTAATTATTACACTGTCTGCTATTCTTAGTACATGCAATTCCACATCAAAGAAATCCTTTTCTTGCTGGATTTGGAATCTTGTAACTATTGCATATGAAATATATATTTCTTCTTTTGCACTTGCAGGTAATTTAGGATACCAGTTTTCTGTATCAAAAGTCATTCCATTTTTCTTAAGGATTTCTTCGCAGATTTTCTTGTGCTCCCTGTATTCTTCCAGTGAAACTCTCCTCATAGG
The Clostridiaceae bacterium DNA segment above includes these coding regions:
- a CDS encoding NYN domain-containing protein, which codes for MECLVVDAYNVINAWTDVFDLQRESMEDCRDRLLNILSNYQGLCKIKIIVVFDAHHVKGSQHKEESFDMLTVVYTKEKETADNYIERFVHQYSDIYTIRVVTSDYLEQRIVLGSGGVRMSPKELKEAIYRTNTEWGKYVEPYSSKTHDVISRIKPDILEKLEKIRRGGQSGSK
- the rlmB gene encoding 23S rRNA (guanosine(2251)-2'-O)-methyltransferase RlmB; the protein is MTKNKDYSGFKAYQNKKNCSDKKISERNLDMDTREDILEGRNPVLEALKSGRSINKILIAKGEREGSIIQIIALAKENGVVVQEVERQKLNSLSQTKAHQGVIALVSAKAYVEVDDILEAASSKNEPAFIIILDEINDPHNFGSLLRTADAVGVHGVIIPKRRAVGLTPVVSKASAGAVEYVAVARVSNISQTIEYLKKKNIWVVGTDNTGEEEIFYDKDLTGPIALVIGSEGQGIGRLIKESCDFLVKIPMKGKISSLNASVAGAVVMYEILRQRSKKNT
- a CDS encoding sporulation peptidase YabG; this translates as MDNNIKIGDIVTRKSYGGDIYFTVEEISLKRDGEKVCILRGVTYRIIADAKAVDLEKQDTRKVLEEVRREFIASARNAYRRSVPVYRPAFLWGRVRAARVLHIDGSKDFLYKSFDYYKGAGVAIVGKYASEKDQPLVVREYLEYYRPDILVLTGHDSFKKNADKQNINSYANSRYFIEAVREARKYQPDFDKLCIVAGACQSYYEAIMSAGANFASSPGRILIHALDPATVSQKVALTDERKLVTPQEVAALTSSGEKGIWGIDTRGHLRWR
- a CDS encoding Mini-ribonuclease 3, which codes for MMDFFLEGIVCETGDISEKDVDELSPLVLAYIGDAVFELYIRTYLVCKGNSPVHALHKQATHYVKAKAQSDIIHVLIDFLTDEEKNIVRRGRNAKSNTIPKNADVTEYKYATGFESLLGYLYLKKQYPRLMQVLGMSIAGHNIEEH